A single Orcinus orca chromosome 2, mOrcOrc1.1, whole genome shotgun sequence DNA region contains:
- the DNAL1 gene encoding dynein axonemal light chain 1 isoform X1: MWDLPGPGLKPVSLALAGGFLTTALLRKSKMAKATTIKEALARWEEKTSQKPSEAREIKLYAQIPPIEKMDASLSMLVNCEKLSLSTNCIEKIANLNGLKNLRILSLGRNNIKNLNGLEAVGDTLEELWISYNFIEKLKGIHVMKKLKILYMSNNLVKDWGEFVKLAELPCLEDLVFVGNPLEEKHSAEGNWIDEATKRVPKLKKLDGTPVIKENEEEDN; this comes from the exons atgtgggatcttcccggaccagggctcaaacccgtttcccttgcattggcaggcggattcttaaccactgcactactaAGGAAGTCCAAGATG gcAAAAGCAACAACAATCAAAGAAGCCCTAGCCAGATGG GAAGAGAAAACCAGTCAGAAGCCATCCGAAGCCAGAGAGATAAAGCTGTATGCCCAGATTCCCCCTATAGAGAAGATGGATGCGTCCTTGTCCATGCTTGTTAATTGCGA gaagctTTCACTGTCTACAAACTGCATTGAAAAAATTGCAAACCTGAATGGCTTAA AAAACTTGAGAATATTGTCTTTAGGAAGAAACAACATAAAGAACTTAAATGGACTG gAAGCAGTAGGGGACACGTTAGAAGAACTGTGGATCTCCTACAATTTTATTGAGAAGTTGAAAGGGATCCATgtaatgaagaaattgaagattCTTTACATGTCTAATAACCTGGTGAAAGACTGGG GTGAATTTGTGAAGCTGGCAGAACTACCATGCCTAGAAGACCTGGTGTTTGTAGGCAATCCCTTGGAAGAGAAACATTCTGCTGAAGGGAACTGGATTGACGAGGCAACCAAGAGAGTACCCAAACTGAAAAAGCTAGATG gtaCCCCAGTAATTaaagagaatgaggaagaagataACTAA
- the DNAL1 gene encoding dynein axonemal light chain 1 isoform X2 has product MAKATTIKEALARWEEKTSQKPSEAREIKLYAQIPPIEKMDASLSMLVNCEKLSLSTNCIEKIANLNGLKNLRILSLGRNNIKNLNGLEAVGDTLEELWISYNFIEKLKGIHVMKKLKILYMSNNLVKDWGEFVKLAELPCLEDLVFVGNPLEEKHSAEGNWIDEATKRVPKLKKLDGTPVIKENEEEDN; this is encoded by the exons gcAAAAGCAACAACAATCAAAGAAGCCCTAGCCAGATGG GAAGAGAAAACCAGTCAGAAGCCATCCGAAGCCAGAGAGATAAAGCTGTATGCCCAGATTCCCCCTATAGAGAAGATGGATGCGTCCTTGTCCATGCTTGTTAATTGCGA gaagctTTCACTGTCTACAAACTGCATTGAAAAAATTGCAAACCTGAATGGCTTAA AAAACTTGAGAATATTGTCTTTAGGAAGAAACAACATAAAGAACTTAAATGGACTG gAAGCAGTAGGGGACACGTTAGAAGAACTGTGGATCTCCTACAATTTTATTGAGAAGTTGAAAGGGATCCATgtaatgaagaaattgaagattCTTTACATGTCTAATAACCTGGTGAAAGACTGGG GTGAATTTGTGAAGCTGGCAGAACTACCATGCCTAGAAGACCTGGTGTTTGTAGGCAATCCCTTGGAAGAGAAACATTCTGCTGAAGGGAACTGGATTGACGAGGCAACCAAGAGAGTACCCAAACTGAAAAAGCTAGATG gtaCCCCAGTAATTaaagagaatgaggaagaagataACTAA
- the DNAL1 gene encoding dynein axonemal light chain 1 isoform X3, translating into MLNDISQEEKTSQKPSEAREIKLYAQIPPIEKMDASLSMLVNCEKLSLSTNCIEKIANLNGLKNLRILSLGRNNIKNLNGLEAVGDTLEELWISYNFIEKLKGIHVMKKLKILYMSNNLVKDWGEFVKLAELPCLEDLVFVGNPLEEKHSAEGNWIDEATKRVPKLKKLDGTPVIKENEEEDN; encoded by the exons ATGCTAAATGACATAAGTCAG GAAGAGAAAACCAGTCAGAAGCCATCCGAAGCCAGAGAGATAAAGCTGTATGCCCAGATTCCCCCTATAGAGAAGATGGATGCGTCCTTGTCCATGCTTGTTAATTGCGA gaagctTTCACTGTCTACAAACTGCATTGAAAAAATTGCAAACCTGAATGGCTTAA AAAACTTGAGAATATTGTCTTTAGGAAGAAACAACATAAAGAACTTAAATGGACTG gAAGCAGTAGGGGACACGTTAGAAGAACTGTGGATCTCCTACAATTTTATTGAGAAGTTGAAAGGGATCCATgtaatgaagaaattgaagattCTTTACATGTCTAATAACCTGGTGAAAGACTGGG GTGAATTTGTGAAGCTGGCAGAACTACCATGCCTAGAAGACCTGGTGTTTGTAGGCAATCCCTTGGAAGAGAAACATTCTGCTGAAGGGAACTGGATTGACGAGGCAACCAAGAGAGTACCCAAACTGAAAAAGCTAGATG gtaCCCCAGTAATTaaagagaatgaggaagaagataACTAA